A single genomic interval of Nocardioides palaemonis harbors:
- the whiA gene encoding DNA-binding protein WhiA yields MAMTAQVKAELASTQITKTCCRKAEVASMLRFAGGLHIVSGRIVVEAELDTGAAARRLRKDISEVYGHTSDVVMVQGNGIRKGSRYIVRVTKDGEALARQTGLLDQRGRPVRGLPPAVVSGGGCDAVAAWRGAFLAHGSLTEPGRSSSLEITCPGPEAALAIVGVARRLGISAKAREVRGIDRVVIRDGDAIGALLTRLGAHESLMAWEERRMRREVRATANRLANFDDANLRRSARAAVAAGARVERALEILGEEIPDHLRQAGHLRLEHKQASLEELGQLHDPVLTKDAIAGRIRRLLAMADKRAEELGIPDTEASLTPEMLADEG; encoded by the coding sequence ATGGCTATGACGGCACAGGTGAAGGCAGAGCTCGCCTCCACCCAGATCACCAAGACCTGCTGCCGCAAGGCCGAGGTCGCCTCGATGCTGCGCTTCGCGGGCGGTCTCCACATCGTCAGCGGACGGATCGTCGTCGAGGCCGAGCTCGACACCGGAGCGGCCGCGCGCCGGCTGCGCAAGGACATCTCCGAGGTCTACGGGCACACCTCCGACGTCGTCATGGTGCAGGGCAACGGCATCCGCAAGGGCAGCCGCTACATCGTCCGGGTGACCAAGGACGGCGAGGCGCTCGCGCGCCAGACCGGGCTGCTCGACCAGCGCGGCCGCCCGGTGCGCGGCCTGCCGCCCGCCGTCGTCAGCGGCGGCGGCTGCGACGCCGTCGCGGCGTGGCGCGGCGCGTTCCTCGCCCACGGGTCGCTCACCGAGCCCGGCCGTTCGTCCTCGCTCGAGATCACCTGCCCCGGCCCGGAGGCCGCACTCGCGATCGTCGGGGTCGCCCGCCGGCTCGGCATCTCGGCCAAGGCCCGCGAGGTCCGCGGCATCGACCGGGTCGTGATCCGCGACGGCGACGCGATCGGCGCGCTGCTCACCCGACTCGGGGCGCACGAGTCGCTGATGGCGTGGGAGGAGCGGCGGATGCGGCGCGAGGTCCGCGCCACCGCCAACCGGCTCGCCAACTTCGACGACGCCAACCTGCGCCGCTCCGCCCGCGCCGCCGTCGCCGCCGGCGCCCGCGTCGAGCGCGCGCTGGAGATCCTCGGCGAGGAGATCCCCGACCACCTGCGCCAGGCCGGCCACCTGCGCCTCGAGCACAAGCAGGCCTCGCTCGAGGAGCTCGGCCAGCTGCACGACCCGGTGCTCACCAAGGACGCCATCGCCGGGCGGATCCGCCGCCTGCTGGCGATGGCCGACAAGCGGGCCGAGGAGCTCGGCATCCCCGACACCGAGGCGTCGCTAACCCCGGAGATGCTCGCGGACGAGGGCTGA
- the gap gene encoding type I glyceraldehyde-3-phosphate dehydrogenase translates to MTVRVGINGFGRIGRNFFRAVRASGADIEIVGVNDLTDNASLAHLLKYDSILGRLDADVTSDDTSIMVGDQKIAVSAERDPANLSWGDLGVDVVVESTGFFTDATKAKAHVDAGAKKVIISAPASNEDITIVMGVNHDLYDPAQHTVISNASCTTNCLAPMAKALNDGLGITKGLMTTIHAYTADQNLQDNIHKDPRRARAAALNMVPTSTGAAKAIGLVLPELKGKLDGYAMRVPVPTGSATDLTFEASRETSVEEVNEIVKAAADGRFLKFSTDPIVSTDIVTDPASCIFDAPLTKVIGNQVKVLGWYDNEWGYSNRLADLITHVGSSL, encoded by the coding sequence ATGACTGTTCGCGTAGGCATCAACGGCTTCGGCCGCATCGGCCGCAACTTCTTCCGGGCCGTGCGCGCCTCGGGCGCCGACATCGAGATCGTCGGCGTCAACGACCTGACCGACAACGCCTCGCTCGCCCACCTGCTCAAGTACGACTCGATCCTCGGCCGCCTCGACGCCGACGTGACGAGCGACGACACCTCGATCATGGTCGGCGACCAGAAGATCGCGGTCTCCGCCGAGCGCGACCCGGCCAACCTCTCGTGGGGCGACCTGGGCGTCGACGTCGTCGTCGAGTCCACCGGCTTCTTCACCGACGCGACCAAGGCGAAGGCCCACGTCGACGCAGGCGCCAAGAAGGTCATCATCTCCGCGCCGGCCTCCAACGAGGACATCACCATCGTGATGGGCGTCAACCACGACCTCTACGACCCGGCCCAGCACACCGTCATCTCCAACGCGTCGTGCACCACCAACTGCCTCGCGCCGATGGCCAAGGCGCTCAACGACGGCCTCGGCATCACCAAGGGCCTGATGACCACGATCCACGCCTACACCGCGGACCAGAACCTCCAGGACAACATCCACAAGGACCCGCGCCGCGCCCGCGCCGCCGCCCTCAACATGGTCCCCACCTCGACCGGTGCGGCCAAGGCGATCGGCCTGGTGCTGCCCGAGCTCAAGGGCAAGCTCGACGGCTACGCCATGCGCGTCCCGGTCCCGACCGGCTCGGCCACCGACCTGACCTTCGAGGCCTCGCGCGAGACCTCGGTGGAGGAGGTCAACGAGATCGTCAAGGCGGCCGCCGACGGCCGGTTCCTGAAGTTCTCGACCGACCCGATCGTGTCGACCGACATCGTCACCGACCCGGCGTCCTGCATCTTCGACGCCCCGCTGACCAAGGTCATCGGCAACCAGGTCAAGGTGCTCGGCTGGTACGACAACGAGTGGGGCTACTCCAACCGCCTTGCCGACCTGATCACGCACGTCGGCTCGTCGCTCTGA